CCATATTTTTACTTCCCTACTGCCTTTCCTATATTTTGGAAATTTCACCCAGGAGCATATCAAAGTTGTTTTTTTGTTCTATAAGGTTTTGTAATTAAGTGCTCTTTTACCAATATAAACTATCAAAATGTTATTTAGGAAAATTAATGTACAGTAAACAGTTGTGTCGGCTGTACGACCTACTTGTTTGTTTGTATGATTGACACCATTATCTTTGGCTTTTCGgcaactttttttaaacaaatggttTAGTTTAAATTGCAATAATTTGCATTACCACTTACTGGTCAGTACATGGACCCATCTTTGATTTATATGCAGTAAGGTAAAGATCCATATGTAATATGCATCTTAACCAGGAATTTACTTGATTAACTAGTGTAATATATTGTAAACACAGACATCAAATTTTATTTTATCCCTTTTGGTTGAATAAATGACATATCAATTTATGTCTTTCACATGCTATCCCTAACCTAAATCATAAACTAATGGACTGCATTTGTAAAGTTTGTTTTATTGTGGCAAAAAAAACGTTTGAGCTGTTTTACACTGGCTGATGCTATACATTAGTACTTGTTTAAGGATAACTAGACATGATGCACACAAGATGTTCTGATATCCTGTTGCTCTTTCTATTGTGGTAACAATAATTTGTTAGGCTAGATCAGTGCattcttttaaaagttgcaacagCAAAAAAAAGTGTGATGCCTCAAACTGAGAAGCTTTAGATAGCCGTAGTGACCTCTACCTCTATAGTTTAGAGATAGCAagctttttatttaaaaaatgtaAGAGTTTAACTTTATTATTTTTGACTTCCCTGAAAAATACATGGTTCTTCACTATTAAATTATACGATTTGATTCAGTTCAAATTGTGCTTGGAGTACTGCTGGCATTGAATATTCACTATTTGCGTGCCCTATCATTTTTGACCCTTTTGTCAGGTTGATGTGAGCCGGCAGGAATTGTCTTCTACATTCTTTGCAACATTGGGAATGGTTATATCGTTTTGGGCCTCTTGTTCCCCTTCACAGTCTCCCtctttaaaataacaaattcaggACATGAAAAAAATCTGCAACAAAATCAAACTTAAAATGTTCATTATAGTGGAGCAGCTGCTGTGCAGTTGCAGTCCTTTTCCCTGGTGAGTCTACTCAATTAAAATAAAATGCATGCCCTGAGTTCAGTCTCAATTTGTGTAGGGATGACGTTGGCTTGTGTTACAATAAGAAAATGAACTGTTAGGTGTTTAGAATGGGTTTCACTCCTCAATATTATTGGGGATTCAATATTCAAACATTTATAGCTACTGAAGATGCTCAATGATATTTATTTTGGCTTTAATACAGTCGCCCAAGATTTGTAGATGTATAATGGCCACTTGGATGGGTCATGGAatgtgccccctcccccaaccttcccTGTTGATTTTGGCATGGAGGAAGAAGCTTGCTGTTCTATTTTGTAAGATGTTCTGAATGTGACTTTTTAGTGGTCATGCATAAATTTGTGGGTGAGAAGTCTAATTTCTCAAGTTCCTTTTTTCAAAATGGAAATTTAACTTAGTATCACTTCAAATCTCtttcccccacccaccctcacaACCCCCTTGACTTGATAACTCTCAGATATTTATCATTTctcctatttaaaaaaaaaagtttaggTGTGTAAAACAGTAAAGAAACCTTGTGATCAATCTTTTGAATTGTATGCTGACATCATTGTCCTAAGAAAATATTACAGACTTGTTCAGAGTTGGTAATTTGAACATGGTGCTTTTACTTGCAAATGCGATCTGATGTATGTTCAGATCAGCTTCCTCCCTGTCGTTTGCAGGAAATAGAGCATTGTCGAAGTTTAAAAACACCATTGCATTCTGTTGCTTTTTTAAAACTTTTATCACTTTGCTGTTGGTCCTTGTAATAGACTGGCCCTGCTTTTAAATAAAATGCCTTTTTTTGTAGACACTTTTTAATCATGTGGTAAGTATCTACATAGTTCTGCATGCCATCATATCATTGGTTTCAAATTTCTGAACTGCAACTATTTTCTGACTCTGCCCTTTTGTTAACTCCACAAAGGAACCTTTTATGCTAGACATTCAAGGCCATTGGATACTGAAAATATCACATAGCTAGCTTCAGTGGTCAAATATGTTCAGCCAAATTTTCATCTTTTTGATTGTGATGATTAGATTTAAATTCCGGTATTAAAAGCTATGATCTTGCAGTTTTGCAAAGTGCAGTGCACAACTTGTATGAATTCTCATCAGAGTCAGGGTGGCTattcattttgtgttttttttcccttaaattatttttatttgcCAGGTCTGGTTTTTATGGTGTTCTCCCAAGCCAGTTTGCCAAGCAAGAGGAGTTTGCTGCCAATTTGTGTGCCAGTGATGTCCTTGATGGAAAAGAACAGGCAGTGCGTCAAACTGAGTCGCAGCTCTGCAACATGCAAGTTTCCAACACATTAGGCAGAGAACAAATTTCGCCTATTCAGCCATTACCAGAAACTGTGCCTTGCTTTCCACCTTATTGTGAAGGTGTACCTCTACCACAGCCATTAGTATTGAGACAGACTTACAATCAATGGGTTCCCCAGCCACCACCTCGGACAATCAAGCGTACAAAAAGACGCCTGTCAAGGAATCGCGATCCTGGTAAGCTTATAATGAGCACCATCAGACTGCGACCAAGGCAGGTACTTTGTGAAAAGTGCAAAAACACACTAAATCAGGATGAGGACGATGATGACAAAGATAGACACAACAGTAAGAATGAGAAAAAATCTAGCATGGaggaaaatgaaaagagaaaacctGAGGTAATGTGCTGTGAAAATAGGAaaataaaaaaggaaaagaaagatgATAAATTTTCTGGTGAGCTGGTACATCGAAGCCCTGTGATAAAAATATCATATAGCACTCCTCAAGGTAAGGGAAAAGTTGTAAAAATTCCCTCACGGGTACATGGTTCAGTTGAGCCCTTTTGTCCTAAAAGGTTATTGCAAAATGAAAGTGTGGACCAGGACAAGAATGCAAATTGTGAGGAAATGGAGGTTCTTCCAGAAAAGTCATTCTCTAGTCCACCTGGAACCATTCCAAAGCTAAAACTGACTAGACCGTTACATTCCAGCGCAGACATCCCACCACCTAGAATTCGGTTAAAACCTCATCGGCTCAGTAATGGGGACAGTGTTGCAATTTATAAGGCTGAGCTTGTAGATAATGTAAATAGCAATGCACAGCCTAAAAGGAGATCAGATAATGGTACACTTCATTCTGAAGAATCTACAGGAAAGAGTTCAGTAGAGACATCAGGGAGTTCTGGGGAGGAGGACCAATGGCGGTACAAGAGGAGTCGTCGAAGCAAGGATCAAGATGATCTGACTGTGTATTTAAGTTATAGGAAAAAAAGAGCAGATTCATCTAGTTTATCAGTCTGTAGTAATGATAGTTTAGATGAATCGAAGTCTTCTAGTTCAGAGATGACTTCGCCAGAAGTATGTGATTTTGCACCTGGAGATGATGCTTCTGT
Above is a genomic segment from Chiloscyllium punctatum isolate Juve2018m chromosome 38, sChiPun1.3, whole genome shotgun sequence containing:
- the pwwp2b gene encoding PWWP domain-containing protein 2B translates to MAALSPEPAAGRLRAGAQLSVTVEHVVSGTLVVSTNFGGSSFTGILIDMAKKSGFYGVLPSQFAKQEEFAANLCASDVLDGKEQAVRQTESQLCNMQVSNTLGREQISPIQPLPETVPCFPPYCEGVPLPQPLVLRQTYNQWVPQPPPRTIKRTKRRLSRNRDPGKLIMSTIRLRPRQVLCEKCKNTLNQDEDDDDKDRHNSKNEKKSSMEENEKRKPEVMCCENRKIKKEKKDDKFSGELVHRSPVIKISYSTPQGKGKVVKIPSRVHGSVEPFCPKRLLQNESVDQDKNANCEEMEVLPEKSFSSPPGTIPKLKLTRPLHSSADIPPPRIRLKPHRLSNGDSVAIYKAELVDNVNSNAQPKRRSDNGTLHSEESTGKSSVETSGSSGEEDQWRYKRSRRSKDQDDLTVYLSYRKKRADSSSLSVCSNDSLDESKSSSSEMTSPEVCDFAPGDDASVSSSSKEEKTVPPLTVRLHTKTVMKCVTAEGRTISVGDIVWGKIHGFPWWPARVLSISINKKENGAPQWQEARVSWFGSPTTSLLSVSKISPFLEYFKLRFNKKKKGVYRRAITEAAKAADHLTPEIRSLLSQYET